Proteins encoded within one genomic window of Thiothrix litoralis:
- a CDS encoding SpoVR family protein, with protein sequence MTEHNPEKDYPEKHYISTSSEWTFATIEAYEREIARIARDKFKLDTYPNQIEMIRSDQMMDAYASIGMPVFYNHWSYGKHFVDTEQKYSRGRMGLAYEIVINSNPCIAYLMEENTMTMQALVIAHACYGHNSFFKGNYLFRTWTDAEAIIDYLMFAKKYISQCEERYGVEQVELLLDSCHALMNYGVDRYKRPAPISAAEEQNRQQERELYIQQHINDLWRTLPHRGREREEEKAVRHFPEDPQENLLYFIEKNSPSLDIWQREIIRIVRKVAQYFYPQRQTQVMNEGWATFWHYTILNEMYDEGLVNEGFMMEFLTSHTNVVMQPGFDSPYYSGINPYALGFAMMTDIRRICENPTEEDKHWFPDMAGSDWLTTLDHVMRNYRDESFILQFMSPKIIRDFHFFALEDDDRKNTIDVTAIHNDEGYRRVRETLSMQYNLSQQEPDIQIFKVNLRGDRSLTLQHVLNERRPLNGEVNEMLRHVYRLWGYDVHLHSVEPDGRTVRSYHLVGEHQN encoded by the coding sequence ATGACTGAGCATAATCCTGAAAAAGATTACCCTGAAAAACACTATATTTCGACCAGTTCGGAATGGACGTTTGCCACCATCGAAGCTTATGAGCGCGAGATTGCCCGCATTGCCCGCGACAAGTTCAAGCTGGATACCTACCCAAACCAGATTGAAATGATCCGCTCTGACCAGATGATGGATGCTTATGCGTCCATCGGGATGCCAGTGTTTTACAATCACTGGTCGTATGGCAAACACTTCGTCGACACTGAACAGAAGTACAGTCGGGGGCGCATGGGGTTGGCGTATGAAATCGTCATCAATTCAAACCCTTGCATTGCCTATTTGATGGAAGAAAATACCATGACGATGCAAGCGCTGGTGATTGCGCACGCGTGTTATGGGCATAACTCGTTCTTCAAAGGCAACTACCTGTTCCGAACTTGGACGGATGCCGAGGCCATCATTGATTACCTGATGTTTGCCAAGAAATACATCAGCCAGTGTGAGGAGCGTTACGGGGTAGAGCAGGTCGAGTTGTTGCTGGATTCTTGCCATGCCTTGATGAATTACGGGGTCGACCGTTATAAGCGTCCCGCCCCGATTTCAGCAGCGGAAGAACAAAACCGCCAGCAGGAACGTGAGCTGTATATTCAGCAACACATCAACGATTTGTGGCGCACTTTGCCGCACCGTGGACGTGAGCGCGAAGAAGAAAAGGCTGTTCGCCATTTTCCTGAAGATCCACAGGAAAACCTGCTGTATTTCATCGAAAAAAATTCGCCTTCACTGGACATTTGGCAGCGTGAAATCATCCGCATCGTGCGTAAGGTAGCGCAATATTTTTACCCGCAACGCCAGACGCAGGTAATGAACGAAGGGTGGGCGACGTTTTGGCATTACACCATCCTCAATGAGATGTACGACGAAGGGCTAGTGAACGAAGGCTTCATGATGGAGTTCCTCACTTCCCATACCAATGTGGTGATGCAACCCGGTTTTGATAGCCCGTATTACAGTGGCATTAACCCTTATGCCTTGGGTTTTGCGATGATGACTGACATCCGCCGTATTTGCGAAAACCCAACGGAGGAAGATAAGCACTGGTTCCCGGATATGGCGGGGAGTGATTGGTTGACCACGCTGGATCATGTGATGCGCAATTATCGCGATGAGAGCTTCATCCTGCAATTTATGTCACCGAAAATTATCCGGGATTTCCACTTTTTCGCGCTGGAAGACGATGACCGCAAAAACACCATCGACGTGACCGCGATCCACAATGATGAAGGTTATCGGCGGGTACGGGAAACCTTGTCCATGCAATACAACCTGAGCCAGCAAGAGCCGGACATTCAAATTTTCAAGGTGAATCTGCGCGGCGACCGTTCCCTGACCTTGCAGCATGTGCTGAATGAACGCCGCCCGCTGAATGGCGAGGTGAATGAAATGCTGCGCCACGTTTATCGGCTGTGGGGTTACGACGTACACCTGCATTCGGTGGAACCCGATGGGCGCACCGTGCGCAGTTACCATTTGGTGGGTGAGCACCAGAACTGA